In Brevibacterium zhoupengii, the following are encoded in one genomic region:
- a CDS encoding DNA primase family protein: protein MSTEESRPGGDTETAIRNRADSHHHSTNSAVSAPPAAEDEIARLESELAEAKRESSAPISQAASDARTAETSVRPSPETLIEEAYDELREAMSGQQVGLRTYRDMLLALIEQKIAAENTWRKAEKLRPHQSPTRLNETTIVKVLLDRFDIVTVNQTNSRDGDELSLLAMYQSSGDAEGTYATSESVFVRLISELAPSMCKRDIESVIRRLPSHAKVVRRCDDPALSPVNNGIFNHTKQELESFSPERVFLSKFPIDYIADAPNPVITMPDGQSWDVESWITDLSDDEGVPELLWQIAAAALRPKNRWNRSPWLYGPSGRNGKGTYMELLRRLSGDSAATLSIKAFGEQFTKESLLTSTVVLSDENDVGDFVKSSADFKSVVTGDPIQIDRKNRRPVNIIVQGIVVACFNGFPRVRDKSESFNRRPLMVPFDKNFTSGERTYIKSDYLARPDVLRYVLRRALQMQHTALSEPEACTAVMDEFRISNNPVAEFWKELGGQFAWDLLPIGFLYDLFKSWFTRTHPSGIPLNRIEFTRQMKETLAVSDIWEFSDCTRPGSAMVKPEPLIDEYDLYVWMNSSYRGPDINGRCIPHPLKANYRCFVRK from the coding sequence ATGAGCACAGAAGAAAGCCGCCCCGGCGGCGACACCGAGACGGCCATCAGGAATCGGGCAGATTCACACCATCATTCTACCAACAGTGCAGTGTCTGCGCCCCCTGCTGCGGAAGACGAGATCGCTCGCCTTGAGAGTGAGCTGGCTGAAGCCAAGAGGGAAAGCTCGGCGCCGATCTCGCAGGCTGCGTCGGATGCCCGGACCGCCGAAACGTCGGTGCGGCCCTCCCCCGAGACCCTGATTGAGGAGGCGTACGACGAACTCCGCGAAGCCATGTCCGGCCAGCAGGTGGGCCTGCGCACGTATCGTGACATGCTCCTGGCCCTGATCGAGCAGAAGATCGCGGCCGAGAACACGTGGCGCAAGGCGGAGAAGCTGCGCCCCCACCAGAGCCCGACCCGTCTTAATGAGACGACGATCGTCAAGGTCCTGCTGGATCGTTTCGACATCGTGACGGTCAATCAGACGAACAGCAGGGATGGCGACGAGCTCTCGCTGCTCGCGATGTACCAGTCGTCTGGCGACGCTGAGGGCACGTATGCGACTAGCGAGAGCGTGTTCGTCCGACTCATTAGCGAACTGGCACCGAGCATGTGCAAGCGCGACATCGAATCGGTCATCAGGCGCCTGCCCTCCCACGCGAAGGTGGTGCGCCGGTGTGACGACCCGGCCTTGTCCCCGGTGAACAACGGCATCTTCAACCACACTAAGCAGGAGCTGGAGTCGTTCTCTCCGGAGCGTGTGTTCCTGTCGAAGTTCCCGATCGACTACATCGCCGACGCACCGAACCCGGTCATCACGATGCCCGACGGACAGTCATGGGATGTCGAGTCGTGGATCACTGACCTTTCCGACGACGAGGGCGTGCCCGAGTTGCTGTGGCAGATCGCTGCCGCGGCACTGCGTCCGAAAAACCGGTGGAATCGGTCCCCGTGGCTCTATGGCCCGAGCGGCCGCAACGGCAAGGGGACGTACATGGAGCTGCTTCGTCGGCTCAGCGGCGACTCCGCTGCCACCCTCTCGATCAAGGCCTTCGGTGAGCAGTTCACGAAGGAGTCTCTCCTGACTTCGACGGTCGTGCTCTCCGATGAGAACGATGTGGGCGACTTCGTGAAGTCGTCCGCCGACTTCAAGTCTGTCGTCACCGGGGACCCGATCCAGATCGACCGGAAGAACCGCCGGCCGGTCAACATCATCGTCCAGGGCATCGTCGTCGCCTGCTTCAACGGTTTCCCTCGCGTGAGGGACAAGTCGGAGAGCTTCAACCGTCGACCGCTGATGGTGCCGTTCGACAAGAACTTCACCAGCGGCGAGCGGACGTACATCAAGAGCGACTACCTCGCTCGTCCCGATGTGCTCCGCTACGTGCTGCGCAGGGCGCTCCAGATGCAGCACACCGCGCTGAGTGAGCCTGAGGCATGCACGGCTGTGATGGACGAGTTCCGCATCAGCAACAACCCTGTTGCCGAGTTCTGGAAGGAGCTCGGGGGCCAGTTCGCCTGGGATCTGTTGCCCATCGGATTCCTCTATGACCTGTTCAAGTCGTGGTTCACAAGGACGCACCCGTCCGGTATTCCGCTGAACCGCATCGAGTTCACCCGGCAGATGAAGGAGACGCTGGCGGTTTCAGACATCTGGGAGTTCAGCGACTGCACGCGTCCCGGGTCCGCGATGGTGAAGCCTGAGCCGTTGATCGATGAGTACGACCTGTACGTCTGGATGAACTCTAGCTATCGGGGCCCTGACATCAATGGGCGCTGCATCCCGCATCCCCTCAAGGCAAACTATCGCTGCTTCGTGCGCAAGTAA
- a CDS encoding MobC family plasmid mobilization relaxosome protein has translation MNEERVNKEHPTMREDDLSDEHLSRVGDGSVAEAVSDDRRASRRTKETVVSSRLDEAGSEDFAVIKSALGISSSSEAIREIVKIAAATLRDEKYTDASRAQELHTVGLDENQIASMKESLDRNATGYSDATFQFQKIGNNVNQLARSANSGDRVPAAALKQVSRRLARIEELLEFLADRDGARSRMLRRWL, from the coding sequence GTGAACGAGGAACGAGTGAACAAAGAGCACCCGACTATGCGCGAGGACGACTTGTCGGACGAGCACCTCTCCCGCGTCGGCGACGGCTCCGTCGCTGAGGCGGTGAGTGACGATCGCCGGGCGTCGCGTCGAACGAAGGAGACCGTCGTGTCGAGCAGGCTCGACGAGGCCGGGTCCGAAGACTTCGCGGTCATCAAGTCCGCGCTGGGCATTTCCTCGTCATCCGAAGCGATCCGCGAGATCGTGAAGATCGCGGCTGCGACACTGCGCGACGAGAAGTACACCGATGCCTCACGAGCACAGGAGCTGCACACTGTCGGCCTCGACGAGAACCAGATCGCTTCGATGAAGGAGTCGCTCGACCGGAACGCGACCGGTTACTCGGACGCGACCTTCCAGTTCCAGAAGATCGGAAACAACGTCAACCAGCTCGCGCGCTCAGCGAACTCGGGCGACCGCGTTCCTGCTGCGGCGCTGAAGCAGGTTTCGCGTCGTCTGGCGCGTATCGAGGAGTTGCTGGAGTTCCTGGCCGACCGTGATGGCGCTCGGTCCCGGATGCTCCGAAGGTGGTTGTGA
- a CDS encoding helix-turn-helix transcriptional regulator yields the protein MDDFSWTAAPQPPGLLDEGLIPEADLAESLGWSRDWIGKRRRRGEMPTHIKRGRTVLYLRPAVEAWLRAGLHSGNEGVTR from the coding sequence ATGGACGACTTTTCATGGACAGCTGCCCCGCAGCCTCCCGGGCTGCTGGACGAGGGCCTTATCCCCGAAGCTGACCTCGCAGAGAGCCTGGGCTGGAGCCGCGATTGGATCGGCAAGCGCCGTCGCCGCGGCGAGATGCCCACCCACATCAAGCGGGGCCGCACAGTCCTCTACCTGCGCCCCGCAGTCGAGGCGTGGCTCCGTGCGGGTCTGCACTCCGGCAACGAGGGGGTGACCCGATGA
- a CDS encoding helix-turn-helix transcriptional regulator — protein MPATIRSIPQRAYTTGDAATYLGISRHTLEAWRVKGTGPAYRRVGNGPRARALYLIEDLDRWLDSLNCVGGDRA, from the coding sequence ATGCCTGCAACAATTCGTTCAATCCCGCAGCGCGCCTACACCACCGGCGATGCTGCGACGTACCTCGGCATTAGCCGCCATACCCTCGAAGCCTGGCGCGTCAAGGGCACCGGCCCCGCATACCGCCGCGTCGGCAACGGCCCCCGCGCTCGCGCCCTCTACCTGATCGAAGATCTCGATCGCTGGCTCGACTCGCTCAATTGCGTCGGCGGTGATCGGGCATGA
- a CDS encoding antirestriction protein ArdA: MTTMTVPAMKVWIGCLYCYNSGRLVGEWFDAIVADEVTLTDVHRSASGSRDGCEELWCLDVDDMPVHREMSPSEAAEWGRVVEDVDEHLRQALLAWVRSGNYVAEGTGDLPSVSDFVERYAGRWDGFAEYAHQLAEDIGLLADVPEEVARYFNWRSWTRDLAFDFTVEDAPGSSVFVFRNL, from the coding sequence ATGACCACTATGACCGTGCCAGCGATGAAGGTCTGGATAGGCTGCTTGTACTGCTACAACTCGGGTCGGCTCGTCGGCGAGTGGTTTGATGCCATCGTGGCCGACGAGGTCACCCTGACCGACGTGCACCGGAGCGCTAGCGGCAGCCGCGATGGCTGTGAGGAGTTGTGGTGCCTCGACGTCGATGACATGCCGGTCCACCGCGAGATGAGCCCGAGCGAGGCCGCTGAGTGGGGTCGCGTCGTCGAGGATGTCGACGAGCACCTGCGTCAGGCCCTACTCGCCTGGGTCCGCAGCGGCAACTATGTGGCTGAGGGGACCGGCGATCTGCCGTCCGTCTCCGACTTCGTGGAGCGATACGCGGGACGCTGGGATGGCTTCGCCGAGTACGCCCACCAGCTCGCCGAGGACATCGGCCTGCTAGCAGACGTGCCCGAGGAAGTTGCGCGCTATTTCAACTGGAGATCGTGGACTCGGGATCTGGCTTTCGACTTCACCGTCGAGGATGCGCCTGGATCCAGCGTCTTCGTGTTCCGGAACCTGTGA
- a CDS encoding helix-turn-helix domain-containing protein produces the protein MWLTRRILEGVPRQENRTFEPRLQRDFGSNLRAWRTSRGLTQEQMAEQLELSARYLRTLETGAGNITLRTMEQVAFSLGEDPIELLAGTRWDEATGSDR, from the coding sequence ATGTGGCTGACCAGGCGGATTCTGGAAGGTGTGCCTCGTCAAGAAAACCGTACGTTCGAGCCCCGTCTGCAACGGGACTTCGGCTCGAACCTGCGTGCATGGCGCACGTCTCGGGGTCTGACTCAGGAGCAGATGGCAGAGCAGCTAGAGCTGAGCGCTCGTTACCTGCGCACCCTTGAGACCGGGGCCGGCAACATCACCCTGCGGACGATGGAGCAGGTCGCGTTCTCCCTCGGTGAGGACCCGATCGAGCTGTTGGCCGGCACCCGTTGGGACGAGGCCACGGGCTCCGATAGATAG